A single region of the Drosophila takahashii strain IR98-3 E-12201 chromosome 2R, DtakHiC1v2, whole genome shotgun sequence genome encodes:
- the LOC108058955 gene encoding uncharacterized protein has protein sequence MADGQNFTMAPFPPEAIEYSSTEGEPKISCGEIAMPSVLVSAIMILGQIMWLKLSAKWENLREGDLQRNPVKLLEGKTTRDRSSKYNHRLSG, from the coding sequence atggcCGATGGACAAAATTTTACCATGGCTCCTTTTCCACCGGAAGCCATAGAGTATTCAAGTACTGAGGGGGAGCCCAAGATCTCTTGCGGTGAAATCGCTATGCCAAGTGTCCTTGTATCGGCCATTATGATCTTGGGACAAATAATGTGGCTTAAACTAAGCGCCAAGTGGGAAAATTTGAGAGAAGGCGATCTGCAGAGAAATCCTGTGAAACTTCTGGAAGGAAAGACAACTCGTGACAGGAGTAGCAAATATAACCATAGACTTTCAGGTTAA